GCGACGAGCAGGTCACCGGCAAGAGCACGCTGTCGGACCTGCGTGAGGGCAAGGTGACCGTGCTCGCGGTCCACGCGCGCCGCACGCCGGAGTGGGCCGAGATCGAGCCCCACTGGGGCGAGCCCGACCTCACCGAGGAGCGCGCGGTGGTGGTGCGCCGGGCCCTCGAGCGCGCCGGCTCGCGCGCCCACGTGGAGGCGATGGTCGAGGAGTACGTCGGCACCGCGGCCGACGGCGCCGCCCGGCTCGGCCTGCCCGCCGAGCTGGTCCAGTGGCTGAGTGCGCTCTGCGTCCCGGCGGCGACGGGCGCGGCATGACCATGGCCCCGCACCGCCCCCCGCCGGCCGACCCGGCCGGCGCGTACGACGACCTGGCGCGGGCCAGCGCGGCCCTGGTCATCCGCCGCTACTCCAGCTCCTTCGGCCTGGCCTCGCGGCTGCTGGCCCAGCCGGTGCGCGGCCACGTGCAGAACGTCTACGCCCTGGTCCGCGTGGCCGACGAGCTCGTCGACGCGCCCCGACCGGGCGCCGGCCCCGACGAGCAGCGCGCGCTGCTCGACGAGCTCGAGGCCGACCTGCTCCGAGCCCTCGAGACCGGCCAGAGCGCCAACCTCGTGGTGCACGCCTTCGCCGGCACCGCCCGCGCCTGCGGCTTCGGCGCCGAGCTCACCGCGCCGTTCTTCGCCTCGATGCGCACCGACCTCGACGTCACCGTCCACGACCGCGAGAGCTTCGACCGCTACGTCTACGGCTCGGCCGAGGTCGTCGGGCTGATGTGCCTGCGCGCGTTCCTCGCCGACCAGCCGTACGCCGAGACGGCGTACGTCCAGCTCACGCCCGGCGCGCGCGCTCTCGGCGCCGCGTTCCAGAAGGTCAACTTCCTGCGCGACCTGGCCGAGGACACCGACCTGCTCGGGCGCCGCTACTTCCCCGGCGTCGACGCGGCCCGGCTCACCGACGCCCAGCGCGACGAGCTGCTGGACGACATCGAGGCCGACCTCCGCGTCGCGCAGACCGCGATCGCAGCGCTCCCGGGAGGCAGCCGGCGCGCCGTCCAGGTCGCGCACGCGCTGTTCGCCGAGCTGGCCCGCCGGCTCCGCGCGACGCCCGCCGCCGAGATCAGCCGGCGCCGGGTCCGCGTGCCCGGACCGGCCAAGGCGCTGGTCGCCGCCCGCAGCCTGCTGACCCGACCGGAGGGGGACGCGTGAGCGGGGCGCACGGTCGCACCGCGGTCGTCGTCGGCGGCGGCGTGGCCGGGCTGGCCACCGCCGGCCTGCTGGCCGCCGACGGCTGGGAGGTCGACCTGCTCGAGCAGGGCGACGCCCTCGGCGGTCGCGCCGGCTCGTGGGAGGAGGGCGGGTTCCGCTTCGACACCGGGCCGTCGTGGTACCTCATGCCCGAGGTCTTCGACCACTTCTTCGCGCTCATGGGCACCAGCACCGCGGCCGAGCTCGACCTGGTCCGGCTCGACCCGGGCTACCGCGTCTTCAGCGAGGGCCACGACGAGCCCATCGACATCGCCGCCGACCGCGCCGCCAACGTCGCGCTGTTCGAGTCGGTCCAGCCCGGCGGCGGCACCGCGCTGGAGGACTACCTCGACTCCGCCCAGACGGCCTACCGCCTCGCGCTGAAGCACTTCCTCTACAGCAGCTTCCAGTCCCGACGGGCCCTGCTCGCGCCCGAGATCGTCCGCAACGGGGCGCGCCTGTCCGGCCTGCTGAGCCGCTCGCTGGAGACCCACGTCGCCGGCCGCTTCACCGACCCGCGGCTGCGGCAGGTCCTCGGCTACCCGGCCGTCTTCCTCGGCACGTCGCCCGACCGCGCGCCGTCGCTCTACCACCTGATGAGCTGGCTCGACCTGGCCGACGGCGTGCGCTACCCGATGGGCGGGTTCACCACCCTCGTCGACGCCCTGGCCCGGGTGGCCGAGCGGGCCGGCGCGCGGCTGCACACCGGCGTCCCCGTCACGCGCATCCGCACCACCGGCGGCACCGGCAAGCCCCGCGCGACCGGCGTCGAGACGGCCGGCGGCGAGCGGTACGACGCCGACCTGGTCGTCGGCGCCGCCGACCTGCACCACGTCGAGACCACGATGCTGCCCCGCGAGCTGCAGACCTACCCCGAGTCCTGGTGGGCCAAGCGCGACCCCGGTCCGGGCGCCGTGCTCGCCATGCTCGGCGTCGAGGGCGAGCTGCCCGAGCTCGCGCACCACTCGCTGTTCTTCACCCGCGACTGGCACCAGAACTTCGGCGACGTCTTCGACACGCGCCGCGTCCCCGAGCCCGCCTCGGCGTACGTCTGCCGACCCTCGGCGACCGACCCCACGGTCGCGCCGCCGGGACACGAGAACCTCTTCGTGCTCGTGCCCGTCCCGGCCGACCCCGGCCTCGGCGGCGGCGGCGACCCGGCGGTCGAGAAGGCCGCCGACGCCGCGATCGCACAGACCGCCGCCTGGGCCGGCGTACCCGACCTGGCCGAGCGCATCGTCGTGCGCCGCACCGTCGGCCCGGCCGACTTCGCCAGTGGGCTCAATGCCTGGTCGGGCGGCGCGCTCGGCCCCGCGCACGTGCTCAGCCAGAGCGCGTTCTTCCGGGCCGGCAACGCCTCGCGCAAGGTCGACTCGCTGCTCTACGCCGGCGCCAGCACCATCCCCGGCATCGGGCTGCCGATGTGCCTGATCAGCGCGGAGCTGGTGCTCAAGCGGACCCGCGGCGACCGCTCGGTGCGGCCGCTGCCGGCGCCGCTCGCGGGCCGCACCGACGCGGCCTGAGCGACCTCAGACGGCGTCCCACCGGAACAGTCGCGCCGAGATCAGCGTGACCACGACGGTGAAGACGACCAGGAACGCCATCGGCAGCAGGGCGGCGCCCGGTCCCTCGCCGCGGACCATCACGTCGAGCATGCCGTCGTTGAGGTGCTTGAGCGGCAGCACGTTGGCCACGGCCCGCAGCCACGTCGGCGCCCCGTCGAGCGGGAAGAACGAGCCGGACAGGAACGACATCGGCAACACGATGAAGTTCGCCGCGTTGACCGCGCCCTCGGTGGTGCGCGTGACCGCTCCGGCCAGCAGCCCGAGCGACATGAAGCAGAGCGTGCCCACGACCAGCAGCGGCACCGCCATCCACCACGAGCCGGTGAGCTTGAGCCCGAAGGCCACCGCGGCCAGCCCCACGAAGATGACCAGCTGGACCAGCGCGATGCCCACGGTCACCGAGATGCGCGCGGCCACCACGGTGCGCGTCGAGACCGGCGAGAGCTGGAGCCGCCGGATCAGCTTGGTCTGCCGCCAGCCCTGGATGGTGGCCGCGGCGCCGATGGCGGCGCTCATCGCCACGGCCCAGCCGAGCAGCCCGGGCGTGTAGTACTGGATGGTCTTGATCGAGTCGTCCTCGACCCGCTCGGTCTCCAGGGCGTACGCCGGCGCCTGACCCGCCGCCTCGGCGAGCTGGGCGACGTTCGCGCCGTCCACGAAGGCCTGGAGCGTGCCCTGGGTGATGCCGGCCTTGACCTGGTCGGTCTGGGTGTAGTGCGCGACCAGGGTGTCGTCGCGCATCTCGACCGCGACGTCCGCGTCGCCCTTGCGGACCTCCTCCAGCGCGGCGGCCAGGTCGTCGCTGCGCTCGACGTCGAAGGTGTCCTCGAACGCCGCCTTCGCGTCGCCGTCGAGGCCGTCGATGAGCGAGACGTCGCCGACCTGGACCAGGTCGACCTCGGACTGGCCCTGGTCGGCCAGCAGCCCGCCGAAGAGGACCAGGAACATCAGCGGGAAGACCACCGAGAAGAAGACCGACGTGCGGTCGCGGAGGAAGCCCTTGACGATGGCGACGCTGAGCGCGCGGAAACCGGTCATGCCCGGTACTCCCGTCCGGTGAGGTCGAGGAAGACGTCCTCGAGGGTGCCGGTCTGCACCTGGAGCCCGTCCAGGCGGTGCTCGGACGCCAGGCGGGCCACCTCGGCCGCCGGGTCGCGCGTGGAGAGGACCTCGCCGTCGGCCAGGGTGATCCGGGTCGGTGCGTCGAGGCCGCGGACCAGCGCGGCCGGGCTGTCGAAGCGCAGGACCCGGCCCTGGTCCATGATCGCGACCCGGTCGCAGAGCGCCTCGGCCTCGTCCATGTAGTGCGTGGTCAGCACCACGGTCCGCCCGGAGTCGTTGAGCCCCGACAGCAGGTCCCACAGGTTGCGCCGCGCCTGCGGGTCCAGGGCCGCGGTCGGCTCGTCGAGGAACACCACGTCCGGGTCGTGCACCAGGGCGCACGCGATGGACAGCCGCTGCGCCTGGCCGCCGGAGAGCTCCTCGACGCGGGCGCCGGCCTTGTCGGTCAGGCCGACCCGCTCCAGCCACGCGTCGGCAGTGGCCGTCGGCACGGCGTACAGCGCGGCGAAGGTGTGGATCTGCTCGCGGGCGGTGAGCCGCTCGAAGAACGACGACGCCTGGAGCTGGACCCCGATGCGCGGCAGCAGCCGCGGGTTGCGCGGCCAGACCGGCTCGCCCAGCAGCGTCACCGACCCGGAGTCGGGCTTGCGCAGCCCCTCGATGATCTCCAGGGTCGTGGTCTTGCCGGCGCCGTTGGGCCCGAGGATGCCGACGAACTCGCCCTCGTCGACGGCGAGGCTGACGCCGTCGACGGCGCGCACGTCGCCGTAGGTCATGGTGAGGTCCACGACCTCGATCGCCCGAGCGGTCACGGGGCGGAGGCTACCGGGCTCCCGGGTGGCCGAGGTGCTCGCGCAGCGCCGCGACGGTCTCGTGCGGCGCCTCCTCGGGCACGAAGTGACCGCCCGGCACCGCGTGCCCGGTGACCTCGGCGTCGACGTAGGACCGCCACACCTCGAGCACGTCGTAGCGCCGCCCGACCAGCCCGGCCTCGCCCCACAGGGCCAGCGTCGGGCAGCGGACCCGGTCGCCCGCGACCCAGCTGGCCTCGTCGTCCTCGAGGTCGGCCGTGGCGCCGGCGCGGTAGTCCTCGGTCGTCGCGTGGATGCTCGCGGCGTCGAAGCAGGCGACGTACTCCGCGACCACGGCCTCGTCGAAGGAGGCGTCCGGCCCGGCCCACTGGCGCAGCTTGGTGCGCAGCCAGTGCTCGGCCGCGCCGCCGATGAGCACCTCGGGCAGGTCGTTCTCCTGGGCCAGGAAGAACCAGTGGTCGTAGCTGAGCGCCAGCTGCCGGTCCACGTCGCCGAAGACGTGCCGGGTCGGCGCGATGTCGAGCACCGCGAGGCTGGTCACCGCCTCGGCGTGGTCCAGCGCCAGCCGGTGGGCCACGCGGGCGCCGCGGTCGTGGCCGACGACGGCGTACGACGGGTGGCCGAGCGCGCGCATCAGCCCGGCCTGGTCCGCGGCCATGGCCCGCTTGGCGTAGGCCGCGTGCCCGGCGTCGCTGGCCGGCCGGTCGCTGCGCCCGTAGCCGCGCAGGTCGGCGGCCACCACCGTGTGGTCCTCGGCCAGCGCGGGCGCGACCCGGTGCCACATGGCCGAGGTCTCGGGGTAGCCGTGCAGCAGCAGCACCGGCGGCCCCTGCCCCGCGACCCGCGCGTGGAGGCGCACCCCGTCGACCTCGACGTCGAGCTGCTCGCAGTCCCAGGAGTCCGGCACAAACCCTTCGTACCCCACGGCGCCGACGGCGTACGGTCCGGGCATGCTGCGCCACCAGGTCCTCGACCGCCCGGACGCGGCCGCGCTGGTCGCCCAGGTCGCCGGGTGGGACGCCGGCCGCCGCTACGTCGGCGCCGAGCTGCACGCGGGCGACCTCGGCTGGCACCTGCGCGGGCCCGACCAGGTCCTCGCCGGCACCGTGCACGGCTGGTGGCGCGCCGACGGGCTGGTCGCCGTCGCCGAGATCGAGGACGCCACGGCGCGCCCGCGGGTGCGCCCCGACCTCAGGGCCGACCCCGAGGTCGCTGCCGCGGTGGCCGACGTGGTCGACGCGCTGCCCGGCGAGCAGCAGTGGAGCGAGGCGGCCGACGACTCGGCGCTGCGGTTCGAGCTCGCCGCCCGGGGCTGGTCCCTCGACCCCGACCCCTGGACCAACCTGTGGGCCGACGGCGCGCGCTGGGAGGTGGCCGACCGGGGCGAGGTGGTCCGCGCCGCGGACGACGTGAGCGGACGGGTCACGGTGCAGCGCCACGGCTTCGCGAGGTCCACCTTCGACGAGCCGAGCTGGCACCGGATGGCGGCCGGACCCGGCTACCGCCCCGATCTGGACCTGGTCGTCCGGCACGACGGCGTCGCGGTCGCGGCGGGTACGGCGTGGCTGTCGGTGCCGGGCGGCCCGGCGTACCTCGAGCCGCTCGCCACCCACCGCGACCACCGCGGTCGGGGCTACGGCCGCGCCTGCGTGCGCGCGCTCGTGGACGCGTGCCTGGCCGCCGGCGCCTCCGGGCTGTCGGTGGCCACCCCGTCCAGCAACACCGGCGGGGTCGCGGCGTACGTCTCGGCCGGGATGGTCCCGGTGCAGACGCTGCAGGGGCTGACCAGGCGCCGGGGCGCCTAGGCCAGGGAGTCGAGCCAGGCCTGGTGCAGCCCGGCGAAGCGGCCGTCGCCGCCCTCGATCAGCTCGGCGGGAGAGCCGTCCTCGACGACGCGGCCGTGCTCCATCACCAGCACCCGGTCGGCGATCTCCACGGTGGAGAGCCGGTGGGCGATGATCACCGCGGTCCGCCCGGCCAGCACCGTGCGCAGCGCGCGCTGGACCAGCCGCTCCGAGGGCACGTCGAGCGAGGAGGTCGCCTCGTCGAGGATGAGCACGGCGGGGTCGGCCAGGAACGCGCGGGCGAAGGCCACCAGCTGGCGCTGCCCGGCCGAGAGCCGACCGCCGGAGTTGGCCACGTCGGTCTCGTAGCCCTCGGGCATGGCCGTGATGAAGTCGTGGGCGCCGAGCGAGCGCGCCGCCTCCACCACCTCGTCCATGCTCGCCGTGGGCCGGCCGAAGCGGATGTTGTCGGCGATGGTTCCGGAGAAGAGGTAGTTCTCCTGGGTCACCATCACCACGCTGCGGCGCAGGTCGTCGGAGGTCAGGTCGCGCAGGTCCACGCCGTCCAGGAGCACCCGGCCGGCGGTGGGGTCGTAGAACCGGGTGGCCAGCTTGGCCAGCGTGGTCTTGCCGGCGCCGGTGGTGCCGACGAGGGCCACGGTCTGCCCGGCCGGGACGACCAGGTCGAGGTCGGGCAGCACCGGGCGGTTGTCCACGTAGGAGAAGCCGACGTGCTCGAAGGTGACCGCGCCGCGGACGTGCTCCAGCCGGTGCGGGGTCGCGGGCTCCGGCACCGACGGCTCCTCGGCGAGGACGCCGGCCAGCTTGTCCAGCGCCGCCGAGGCGGACTGGAAGGTGTTGTAGAACTGCGAGATCTCCATCATCGGCTCGAAGAACTGGCGCAGGTAGAGCAGGAACGCCGCGAGCACGCCGACGGTCACGTCGCCGTGGTAGGCGCGGTAGCCGCCGTAGAGCAGCACCACGGCGATGGTCACGTTGCCGATGAGCCGGACGCCGGGCATGAACCACGCGACCAGCCGGAAGGCGACCAGGTTGGCCGCGCGGTACTGGTCGTTGACGTCGTCGAAGATCTCCTGGTTGCGCGGCTCGCGGCGGAAGGCCTGGACCGCGCGGATCCCGCCCATGGACTCCACGAAGTGCACGATGACCAGCGCGACCTTCTCGCGCGTCACCCGGTAGGACGTCGCCGACTCGCGCCGGAACCAGGCGGTGAGCCAGACCAGGAACGGCCCGCACAGCAGCGCCACCAGCCCGAGCTTGACGTCGAGGAACAGCAGCAGGCCCGCGGTGCCGACCAGGGTCAGCGCCGCGGTGACCAGGCCGTCGAAGCCGGTCTCGAGCATCTCGTAGATCGCGTCGACGTCGGAGGTCTGCCGCGAGATGACCCGGCCCGAGGTGTAGGCGTCGTGGAAGGCCGGGCTGAGGGCCTGGAAGTGCCGGAAGACCCGGCGCCGGATCTCGAAGAGAATGTCCTGGCCGATCTGGCCGGAGCGGACCAGGAACAGCTGGCGCGCGAAGGCCTGGGCCAGCAGCGCCACGACCACGATCCCGACGATGAGCAGCAGCGGCTCGAGGTCGTCGCGCTCGCGGATCGGCGGGATGCCGGTGTCGATGCCCTCCTTGACCAGGTAGGGGATGGCCAGCCGCGCGGCGTTCTCCACCAGCACGATGCCGACCAGCAGCTGGATGGCCCGCCTGTAGGGCGTGAGCAGCTCGCGCAGCAGCCGCTGGGAGCCGCCGCCGATCGTGCCCGCGGTCATCCGCTCCGCGGCCTCGTCGGCGTCGACCTCCGCCACGCCGCGCCACTCCGGCTGGGTCTGCTGCGCGGACTGCTGCGCGGACTGGTCCGTGCTCACGCGCGCACCTCCTCGTCGATGGCGCGGTCCAGCACGGCCTCGAGGTCGGGGTCGGCGTCGGAGCCGAGCAGGTCGGCGTACGCCGGCACGGTGGCGAGCAGCTCGCGGTGGGTGCCGACGTGGGTGATCCGGCCGTCCTGGAGCAGCGCGACCCGGTCGGCGAGCATCACGGTGGAGGCGCGGTGGGCGACGATGAGCCCGGTCGTCCCGGACAGCACCCGCTGCAGCGCCTCCTCCACGAGCTTCTCGGTGTGCACGTCGAGCGCGGACAGCGTGTCGTCGAGGACCAGGACCGTCGGCTGGGCGAGCACGGCGCGGGCCAGGGCCAGCCGCTGGCGCTGCCCGCCGGACAGCGACATGCCCTGCTCGCCGATCCGGGTGTCGAGCCCCCACGGCAGCTCGTGCACGAAGCCGGCCTGCGCCACCTCGAGCGCCTGCTCGACCTCCGCGTCGGTGGCGTCGGCGCGCCCGAGGGTGAGGTTCTCCCGCGCGCTCATCGAGAACAGCGTCGGCTCCTCGAACGCCGTGGCCACCAGCGAGCGGAGGTGGTCGAGCTCGAGCTCGCGCACGTCGACGCCGTCGATGCTCACCCGGCCGCCGGTGACGTCGTAGAGCCGCGGGATCAGCGCTGTGAGCACCGACTTGCCCGACCCCGTCGCCCCGACCAGGGCCACGGTCTCCCCCGGTCGGATCTCCAGGTCGACCCCGCGCAGCACCGGTCCGGCGTCCGGACCGGCGTCGGGGAAGGCGAAGTCGACGCCCTCGAAGCGCACGTGGCCGCGCGGCTCGGCGATGCGCCGCGTGCCGCCGACGATGTCGGGCTCGGTGTCGAAGATCTCCAGGATGCGCGCGCTGGCCGTCATCGCCTCCTGGCCCATGGCCAGGATGTAGCCGAGCGAGGCCACCGGCCAGACCAGCGAGAGCAGCAGGGTGATGAAGGCGACCAGCTCACCGGGGGTGAGCTCGCCCTTGCCCACGCCGATCGCGCCGGTGGCCAGCACGATGACCACGGCGACGTTGGGGATGACCTCGAGGAAGGTCCAGAACCGCGCGGTGAGCCGGACCTTGGTCATCGACGTGGCGTAGAGGGTGCGCGCGGCCGCTTCGTACTGCTCGGCGACGTGCTCGGAGCGGCCGAAGGACTTGATGACGCGGATGCCGACCGCGCCCTCCTCGGCCCGGGTGGCCAGGTCGCCCTGCTGGTCCTGCACCTGGCGCGAGACCGCGACGTAGCGCGTCTCGAAGCGCATCGAGAGCCAGACGACGGGCAGGGCGGTGGCGGCGACGACCAGGCCGAGCGGCCAGTACATGTGCAGCAGGACCCCGGTGACCACCGTGACCTGGAGGATGTTGAGGACCAGGAACAGCACGCCGAAGCCCATGAACCGGCGGATCGCGGAGAGGTCCTGGGTGGCGCGCGAGAGCAGCTGGCCGGACTCCCAGCGGGTGTGGAAGCTCATCGGCAGCCGCTGCAGGCGCTCGTAGAGGTCGTGGCGGATCTCGGTCTCCAGCCCGAGGACCGCGTTGGACTGCGCCCAGCGGCGCACCCAGATGAGGAAGGCCTCGAGGACGCCGAGGGCCAGGGCCAGCAGCCCCAGCGGCAGCAGCGCGCCGAGGTCGCGGTCGGTGATGGGGCCGTCGATGATGGCCTTGGTCACCAGCGGGATGGTCAGCGTGGTCGCCACGGTGAGCAGCGCCGCGGCCGACATCACGCTGAGGGCCCGGGCGTGGGGGCGGAGGTAGCCCCGCAGCCGCCACAGCGAGTGCACCCCGGCCGGTCGCGTCTCCTGCCCCCGAGTTGTCATCGTCAACGATGCTAGGTCGCGCCACCGACAGGGGCTAATCGATATCTGGTTCTTACCGTCCCGCGGCCCTCACGGGGCGCGACGAGCCGTGCGGGGACGGCTGTCGGTGGTCTCCGGCAGGGTGAGCACCATGAGCGATGCGCCGGTCTACACCCTCCAGGTCGTCGTGGACTGCGCCGACCCCCACACCCTCGCCGACTGGTGGGCCGAGGCCCTCGGCTGGCAGGTCGAGCCCCAGGACGAGGCGTTCATCCGGTCCATGCTCGACCAGGGGTTCGCCACCGAGGACCAGACGACCACGCACCAGGGTCGGCTGGTCTGGGCGTCCGGCGCCGCGCTCACCCACCCCAAGGGCACCGACCGCGCGCCACGCCTGCTGTTCGTGCGGGTGCCGGAGCCCAAGACGGTCAAGAACCGGGTCCACCTCGACCTGCGCCCGGGCCGCGACCCCGACCCGGCCGAGGTCGACCGGCTGGTCGCCCTCGGGGCCACCCGGGTCGGCCAGGGCACCGAGGGTCCCCGCACGGCCTGGGTCACCCTCCAGGACCCGGAGGGCAACGAGCTGTGCCTGCCGGTGCCGCCGGAGTTCCTGACGACCGAGGGCGCCTAGCCGCTCAGCAGCCCCCGGACCACCCGCAGCCCGACCGACATCCGGGCCAGGTCGGCCTGGTCCTCGGCGCAGATCTGGCCCAGGGTCTCCGCGGCCCGGGCCACCAGCACGGCCTCGCCGTCCTCCCACTCCGCGATCCGCTCGGGCGCGGCGAGCTCGGCCGGCGTGCCGCGCAGCACCTGGGCGGTGAGCGCGGTGTGCACGCCGTGCAGGTCGTCGCGCAGCGCCGCGCGGGCCATGGTCTGCCACTTGTCCTCGCGCGGCAGGGCCACGATCCGCTGGAGCAGCACCGGCAGCCCGAGCCGCTCCCCCAGCGCGAAGTGGACCCGCGCCACCTCCTCGGGGCTCAGGTCGAGCTGCTGGGCGGTCTCCACGACGCCGAGCAGCATGTACGCCGGCTCGAGGACCGCGACCCGGCGGGCGAGCTCCTCGGGCACCCCGCGCTCCTCGTACGCCGCGAGCCGGTCCAGGTAGGCCTGGAGCTCGCGCCCGACCATCAGCTCGGGCAGCTGGGCCATGGTGGCCTGCACCGGGCCGGCGAACGCCTCGACGGTGGCCTGGCTGTCCAGGGGCGGGCGCCGGTTGGTGACCAGCCAGCGCGAGGCCCGCTCGACCAGGGTGCGCATCTGGATCCGCATCCGGGTCTGCAGCCCGGCGTCCAGCCGGTTGTCCCAGGTCGTCAGCTCGGTGCGGTAGGGTAGCGAGCCGTAGATCTCGCGGGCCACGAAGTTCGCCCGGGTCAGGTCGGCGGCCGACGCGCCGGTCTCCTCGGCCAGGCGCGGCCAGTAGGTCATGCCGGCGCCGTTGACCAGGTCGTTGACGACCTGGGTCACGATGATCTCCCGGCGCAGCGGGTGCGCCTCGATCTGCGCTTCGAACCGTTCCCGCATCGGCGTGGGGAAGTAGGCCTTGAGGTCGATGTCGAGGTACGGGTCGTCGGGCAGGTCGCCCTCGAGCAGCTCGTCGGCCAGCACGATCTTGGTCCAGGCCATCAGCACCGCGAGCTCGGGCGGGGTCAGCCCGCGGCCACGGTCGAGCCGACGGCGCACCACCCGACGCGAGGGCAGTCCCTCGATCTCGCGGTCCAGGGTGCCGGCCTGCTCGAGGCGGCGCATGAAGTCCTCGTGCACGTGCAGCAGCGACGGCGCGTGCGCGACCGCGTTGGCCAGTGCGAGGTTCTGCTCGTAGTTGTCGCGCAGCACCAGGGCGCCGACCTCGTCGGTCATCTGCGCGAGCAGCGCGTTGCGCTGCTTCTCGGTGAGGTCGCCGGCCTTGACCACGCGGTCGAGCAGGATCTTGATGTTGACCTCGTGGTCGGAGGTGTCCACGCCGGCGGAGTTGTCGATGAAGTCGGTGTTGACCCGTCCGCCCCTCCACGCGTCGGTGCGCGCCTCCTCCGACGCGCCGCGGGAGTCGCCGCCGGCCAGGACGTACTCCACGCGCCCGGCCTGGGTCAGCCCGAGGTTGCCGCCCTCCCCCACGCAGCGGGCGCGGACCTGGGCGCCGTTGACCCGGATCGCGTCGTTGGCCTTGTCGCCGACGTCGGCGTGGGTCTCGTCCTCGCTCTTGACGTAGGTCCCGATGCCTCCGTTCCACAGCAGGTCGACCGGCGCCTGGAGGATCGACCTCATCAGCTCGGCCGGCGTCATCGCCGCCACGTCGGCGTCGATGCCGAGGGCGGTGCGCACGGCGTCGTTGAGCGGCACCGACTTCAGCGAGCGCGAGAAGACCCCGCCGCCCTCGGAGATCACGCTCGGGTCGTAGTCCTGCCAGCTCGAGCGGGGCAGCTCGAAGAGCCGCCGGCGCTCGGCGTACGACGCCGCCGGGTCCGGCGTGGGGTCGAGGAAGATGTCGCGGTGGTCGAAGGCGGCGACCAGCCTGGTCGCCTCCGAGCAGAGCAGCCCGTTGCCGAACACGTCGCCGCTCATGTCGCCGATGCCGACCGCGGTGAACTCCTCGCTCTGGCAGTCGATCCCGCGCTCGCGGAAGTGCCGCTGCACCGAGACCCACGCGCCGCGCGCGGTGATGCCCATGGCCTTG
This genomic window from Nocardioides anomalus contains:
- a CDS encoding ABC transporter ATP-binding protein, with amino-acid sequence MTTRGQETRPAGVHSLWRLRGYLRPHARALSVMSAAALLTVATTLTIPLVTKAIIDGPITDRDLGALLPLGLLALALGVLEAFLIWVRRWAQSNAVLGLETEIRHDLYERLQRLPMSFHTRWESGQLLSRATQDLSAIRRFMGFGVLFLVLNILQVTVVTGVLLHMYWPLGLVVAATALPVVWLSMRFETRYVAVSRQVQDQQGDLATRAEEGAVGIRVIKSFGRSEHVAEQYEAAARTLYATSMTKVRLTARFWTFLEVIPNVAVVIVLATGAIGVGKGELTPGELVAFITLLLSLVWPVASLGYILAMGQEAMTASARILEIFDTEPDIVGGTRRIAEPRGHVRFEGVDFAFPDAGPDAGPVLRGVDLEIRPGETVALVGATGSGKSVLTALIPRLYDVTGGRVSIDGVDVRELELDHLRSLVATAFEEPTLFSMSARENLTLGRADATDAEVEQALEVAQAGFVHELPWGLDTRIGEQGMSLSGGQRQRLALARAVLAQPTVLVLDDTLSALDVHTEKLVEEALQRVLSGTTGLIVAHRASTVMLADRVALLQDGRITHVGTHRELLATVPAYADLLGSDADPDLEAVLDRAIDEEVRA
- a CDS encoding VOC family protein, yielding MSDAPVYTLQVVVDCADPHTLADWWAEALGWQVEPQDEAFIRSMLDQGFATEDQTTTHQGRLVWASGAALTHPKGTDRAPRLLFVRVPEPKTVKNRVHLDLRPGRDPDPAEVDRLVALGATRVGQGTEGPRTAWVTLQDPEGNELCLPVPPEFLTTEGA